A genomic region of Cannabis sativa cultivar Pink pepper isolate KNU-18-1 chromosome 1, ASM2916894v1, whole genome shotgun sequence contains the following coding sequences:
- the LOC133030178 gene encoding uncharacterized protein LOC133030178, whose translation MGFLKLKLDIIQPNQNLLLPNHSHLVSLSSHLNQSSKLFPNYPTNCYKITSTSSTLGTQKFAVRAVIATQPPSPVEMGKAIRVHELGGPEVLKWEDVEIGEPKEGEIRVKNKAIGLNFIDVYFRKGVYKAATLPFTPGMEACGVVTAVGPGLTGRQVGDLVAYAGVPMGSYSEEQILPADKVVPVPESIDPVIAASVMLKGMTAQFLLRRCFKVEPGQTILVHAAAGGVGSLLCQWGNALGATVIGTVSTKEKAAQAKEDGAHHVILYKEEDFVARVNEITSGNGVHVVYDSVGKDTFEGSLACLKLRGCMVSFGQSSGTPDPLPLSAIAAKSLFLTRPTLMHYNVTRDELLAAAGEVFANISSGVLRVRVNHTYPLSEAPRAHADLEDRRTTGSVVLIP comes from the exons atgggTTTCCTGAAGCTAAAACTTGATATTATTCAGCCGAACCAGAATCTTCTACTGCCTAACCATTCCCACTTGGTTTCACTTTCATCCCATCTCAATCAAAGTTCAAAACTTTTTCCCAACTACCCCACAAACTGCTACAAAATTACCTCTACTTCATCAACACTTGGTACCCAAAAATTTGCAGTGAGAGCAGTAATCGCCACTCAACCACCATCACCAGTGGAAATGGGCAAAGCTATAAGGGTTCATGAACTTGGTGGACCTGAG GTCTTAAAATGGGAAGATGTGGAAATAGGAGAGCCAAAAGAGGGGGAAATTCGTGTGAAAAACAAGGCCATTGGGCTGAATTTCATTGATGTATACTTTCGCAAAGGGGTTTATAAGGCTGCTACATTGCCCTTCACTCCAG GAATGGAGGCATGTGGTGTTGTGACAGCAGTTGGGCCTGGACTAACCGGCAGACAAGTAGGTGATCTTGTAGCTTATGCTGGAGTTCCAATGGGCTCTTATTCTGAAGAGCAGATTCTTCCTGCAGACAAAGTTGTTCCTGTTCCCGAATCTATTGATCCCGTCATTGCAGCGTCTGTCATGCTTAAGGGTATGACAGCTCAGTTTCTACTCCGCCGTTGTTTCAAG GTTGAGCCTGGACAAACCATTCTTGTTCATGCTGCAGCTGGTGGAGTTGGATCTCTATTATGCCAGTGGGGTAATGCTCTTGGTGCTACTGTCATTGGAACTGTATCAACCAAGGAAAAAGCTGCTCAAGCCAAGGAAGATGGAGCTCACCATGTCATATTGTACAAGGAAGAGGATTTTGTTGCTCGTGTGAATGAGATTACATCAGGCAATGGGGTCCATGTTGTGTATGACTCTGTGGGGAAGGATACGTTTGAG GGCTCATTGGCATGCCTAAAACTTCGAGGATGTATGGTGAGTTTTGGACAGTCATCAGGGACACCAGATCCATTACCATTATCAGCAATTGCGGCAAAATCTTTGTTCTTGACAAGACCAACTTTGATGCATTACAATGTGACTCGAGATGAGTTATTGGCAGCTGCAGGCGAGGTATTCGCTAACATTTCCTCCGGTGTTCTGCGAGTTCGAGTAAATCACACATACCCTCTGTCTGAAGCACCCCGGGCACATGCCGACCTTGAAGATCGCAGAACAACTGGTTCAGTTGTTTTGATACCATAA